Proteins encoded within one genomic window of bacterium:
- a CDS encoding GatB/YqeY domain-containing protein: protein MALKETLSGEMKTAMKAGDPDRVGLFRMIISAINNKEIERKGQGKEGPMSDEEITQLLMSESKKRRESAEVYTQGNRADLADKEKKEVEIISHFLPKQMSPEETEKAVLEILNKSGAKEIGLAMKEVMKELRGKADGALIGEIVKKKLSS, encoded by the coding sequence ATGGCGTTAAAAGAAACTCTTAGCGGAGAAATGAAAACAGCGATGAAGGCCGGCGATCCAGATCGCGTCGGCCTTTTTCGTATGATAATTTCCGCAATTAACAATAAAGAAATTGAAAGGAAGGGCCAGGGGAAAGAGGGTCCGATGTCCGACGAAGAAATCACCCAGCTTTTGATGTCAGAGAGTAAGAAGCGCCGGGAGTCCGCAGAAGTATATACACAAGGCAACCGCGCAGATCTCGCTGATAAGGAAAAGAAAGAAGTAGAAATCATCAGTCATTTTTTGCCGAAGCAGATGTCTCCGGAGGAAACCGAAAAAGCAGTATTGGAAATTTTGAATAAGTCCGGAGCAAAAGAGATTGGCTTAGCGATGAAAGAAGTAATGAAAGAATTGCGCGGCAAAGCCGACGGAGCGTTGATTGGTGAAATTGTAAAGAAAAAACTTTCCAGCTAA
- the hisS gene encoding histidine--tRNA ligase translates to MPNPAKKVRPNVITGPKGMHDILPSDQPLWDKIRKAVKEVSDYYNFWRIDTPLLEKAELFSRPLGETSDVVEKQMFSVNTKGGDNLVLRPEGTAPIARAYIEHGLSHLGQPLKLYYEGPMFRYEQPQAGRFRQFHQAGFEILSNENDTVYDIQVILACYRTLEALKLKEVSIQINSTGCQRCRPGFRKKLIEYYKNKEKSLCGDCKRRLKVNPLRLLDCKNEPCVELKKDSPNILDGLCFDCKRHFKKLLEFLEETKLPYSLNQYLVRGFDYYSKTVFEMFASGFDFAIAAGGRYDYLIDSLGGRQSPGVGGAIGLDRVVEVIKAKNINLLGKLKPKVFLIHMGDMAKIKAIGLVEELREAGVDVHESLGKESLKAQLKAADKLHSEWALILGQQEVFEQSIIIRDMKSGAQETVPLKKVVEVVKKKLR, encoded by the coding sequence ATGCCTAATCCAGCAAAAAAAGTTCGCCCCAATGTCATCACCGGCCCGAAAGGAATGCACGACATTTTGCCGAGTGATCAGCCGTTGTGGGATAAGATTCGTAAAGCAGTCAAAGAAGTTTCCGATTATTATAATTTTTGGAGGATTGATACGCCTCTTTTAGAGAAGGCGGAGTTATTTAGCCGGCCATTGGGAGAGACTTCTGATGTCGTGGAGAAGCAGATGTTTTCAGTGAATACTAAAGGGGGAGATAATTTGGTATTGCGTCCGGAGGGCACCGCGCCGATTGCTCGGGCTTATATAGAGCATGGCTTGAGCCATCTTGGCCAACCCCTGAAGCTTTACTATGAAGGTCCGATGTTTCGCTATGAACAGCCGCAGGCCGGTCGTTTCCGCCAATTTCATCAGGCAGGTTTTGAGATTTTGAGCAATGAAAATGATACGGTTTATGACATTCAGGTAATCTTGGCCTGCTACCGAACTTTGGAGGCCTTAAAACTTAAGGAGGTAAGTATCCAGATTAATAGCACCGGCTGCCAGCGTTGCCGCCCGGGATTCCGGAAGAAATTGATTGAGTATTATAAAAACAAAGAAAAATCTTTGTGCGGCGACTGCAAACGTCGGCTGAAGGTTAACCCGTTGCGTCTTTTGGATTGCAAGAATGAGCCTTGCGTGGAGTTGAAGAAAGATTCGCCGAATATTCTCGACGGGCTTTGTTTTGATTGCAAAAGGCACTTCAAAAAATTATTGGAATTTTTAGAAGAAACCAAATTACCGTATAGCCTGAATCAATATTTAGTACGTGGCTTCGATTATTACAGTAAGACTGTATTTGAAATGTTTGCATCCGGTTTCGATTTTGCAATCGCGGCAGGCGGACGCTACGATTATTTGATTGATTCTCTGGGTGGCCGGCAATCTCCGGGAGTGGGCGGAGCAATCGGGTTGGATCGGGTGGTGGAGGTAATCAAAGCGAAAAATATTAATTTACTCGGTAAGTTGAAACCTAAAGTATTCCTGATTCATATGGGCGATATGGCAAAAATTAAGGCTATTGGTTTGGTTGAGGAATTGCGGGAAGCGGGCGTTGATGTGCATGAATCACTCGGCAAGGAATCCTTAAAAGCGCAATTGAAGGCGGCGGACAAGCTTCATTCCGAATGGGCGCTGATTTTGGGTCAGCAGGAAGTTTTTGAGCAATCGATAATTATTCGCGATATGAAATCCGGCGCGCAGGAAACTGTGCCGTTGAAAAAAGTGGTAGAGGTGGTCAAGAAGAAGCTGCGCTAA
- the pth gene encoding aminoacyl-tRNA hydrolase — protein sequence MDFNASKIKLVIGLGNPDKEYEKTYHNVGHLFVDYLTTNDQRLITKSTEYMNNSGKYVEKAAKKIGAKPEEILIAQDDSDLEIGKYKLDFARGSAGHHGIESIQQHLKTNDFWRLRIGIRPANEAPPAGGRLKAGDFVLKKISAADMATLKKVFEEVIEKLK from the coding sequence ATGGATTTCAACGCCAGCAAAATCAAATTAGTTATAGGACTCGGCAATCCCGACAAAGAATATGAAAAGACCTACCACAATGTCGGCCATCTTTTTGTAGATTACTTAACGACTAACGACCAACGACTAATAACAAAGTCCACGGAATACATGAACAACTCCGGGAAATACGTGGAGAAGGCGGCAAAAAAAATCGGCGCCAAACCGGAAGAAATTCTAATCGCGCAAGATGACAGCGACCTGGAAATTGGAAAATATAAGCTAGACTTCGCCCGTGGCTCGGCCGGTCATCACGGAATTGAAAGCATTCAACAACATTTAAAAACCAACGATTTTTGGAGATTGCGCATCGGCATCCGCCCAGCCAATGAAGCTCCGCCAGCTGGCGGACGCCTAAAAGCCGGCGACTTTGTACTTAAAAAAATCAGCGCCGCCGATATGGCAACGCTGAAAAAAGTTTTTGAGGAAGTTATTGAAAAGCTGAAATAG
- the ftsA gene encoding cell division protein FtsA: protein MTWLLIKPIIPMTNYIVGLDVGTHSIKAAIAEVKKNGKLSLVRVLKMPSAGMKRGVVDDLPEATRAIGQVLAEIKQVSKNAIKNIYLGVGSPDFKVHPGQGIVAVSRADSEISKYDLDSAVEASQAIKLPLNRMIVHAITKEHIVDEVADVRDPLGMVGNRLEVRSLIIHAFSPAIKNLMKCVESAGGGIAALIFSPLAASQAILTRNQKDLGVAVIDIGFGKTGMAVYEENKLLHTVVFPVGSGNVTNDLAIGLKTSIASAENIKLTLGSALAKEAPARELVDLKKFDSTAKGNVSRRYISEIIEARLVEVLEFANNELKYISKLAKLPGGVILTGGGAKIPGMVDLAKQELRMSAQIGVPSIVEIDSADSELVSQAEDPEMSCAFGLLMWGGEKLAQSESYDGVGFIKKIFRSFLP, encoded by the coding sequence ATGACTTGGCTTCTTATTAAGCCGATAATCCCAATGACTAATTACATAGTTGGACTGGACGTAGGCACTCATAGTATTAAAGCGGCAATTGCCGAAGTAAAAAAGAACGGTAAATTATCTCTGGTTCGGGTGTTAAAGATGCCTTCGGCCGGAATGAAGCGGGGCGTTGTTGATGATCTGCCGGAAGCGACTCGGGCAATCGGCCAAGTGCTCGCTGAAATAAAGCAGGTTTCAAAGAACGCGATAAAAAATATTTATCTCGGCGTCGGCAGCCCGGATTTCAAAGTTCATCCCGGTCAGGGTATTGTGGCGGTTTCGCGCGCCGACTCGGAAATTTCTAAATATGATCTTGACAGCGCCGTTGAAGCCTCTCAAGCAATCAAGCTTCCCTTGAACCGGATGATTGTGCACGCCATCACTAAAGAACACATCGTTGATGAAGTTGCCGATGTCCGTGATCCGCTGGGTATGGTGGGGAATCGCCTGGAGGTGCGAAGTCTGATTATTCATGCCTTTTCTCCGGCGATAAAAAACTTAATGAAGTGCGTTGAGAGCGCAGGCGGGGGAATTGCAGCTTTGATTTTTTCTCCATTGGCGGCTAGCCAGGCGATTCTTACGCGCAATCAAAAAGATCTCGGGGTGGCGGTGATAGATATAGGGTTCGGCAAGACCGGAATGGCGGTCTATGAAGAAAATAAACTTTTGCACACCGTAGTTTTCCCGGTCGGTTCCGGAAATGTTACCAACGATTTAGCTATTGGCCTCAAAACCTCCATCGCTTCCGCGGAGAATATAAAACTTACCCTGGGTTCAGCTTTGGCCAAAGAAGCGCCGGCGCGGGAGTTGGTAGATCTGAAAAAATTCGATTCGACTGCTAAAGGAAATGTTTCCCGCCGGTATATTTCAGAGATTATTGAAGCCAGATTGGTTGAGGTATTGGAATTTGCGAATAATGAGTTAAAATACATCAGTAAGTTAGCGAAGCTTCCCGGGGGAGTAATCCTGACCGGCGGTGGAGCGAAGATTCCGGGTATGGTAGATTTGGCTAAACAGGAGTTGCGGATGAGCGCTCAAATCGGAGTACCGAGTATTGTGGAAATTGATTCCGCCGATTCCGAGCTGGTGTCTCAGGCCGAAGATCCTGAAATGTCCTGCGCTTTCGGATTGCTGATGTGGGGAGGAGAGAAGCTTGCTCAATCGGAGTCTTATGACGGCGTCGGTTTTATAAAAAAGATATTCCGTTCGTTCTTGCCATAA
- a CDS encoding 30S ribosomal protein S21, protein MEVRRKEGENPNSLIFRFLKRMQQTGILRESKKRRFRARPINRLKRKLSALHREEKKVEYEKAKKLGQQEWR, encoded by the coding sequence ATGGAAGTACGAAGAAAAGAGGGGGAGAATCCGAATTCGCTAATTTTTCGGTTCTTGAAGAGGATGCAACAGACCGGCATTTTGCGTGAATCAAAAAAGCGCCGCTTTCGCGCCCGACCGATTAATCGCTTAAAGCGGAAGTTGTCTGCTTTGCATCGTGAAGAGAAAAAAGTGGAATACGAAAAGGCCAAGAAGCTTGGTCAACAGGAATGGCGTTAA
- the ybeY gene encoding rRNA maturation RNase YbeY: MKLVVVSGHKSFDKFKPTIRRVAGFLAKQLKQEKTYLEVYLVGKEFMYKNVLAFPAPKNFPRPDIKLKSLGEVYLNPQYIKENGEDLVFMLIHGFLHLLGYDHKKENDRISMESKEKELLKLLGK, from the coding sequence ATGAAATTAGTGGTTGTCAGTGGCCATAAGAGCTTCGATAAATTTAAACCGACGATCCGTAGGGTCGCCGGTTTTTTGGCAAAGCAGTTAAAGCAGGAAAAAACTTATTTGGAAGTTTATTTAGTTGGAAAAGAATTTATGTATAAGAATGTGCTTGCCTTTCCGGCTCCAAAGAATTTCCCACGACCGGACATCAAGTTAAAATCTCTCGGCGAGGTTTATCTTAACCCGCAATATATCAAAGAAAATGGGGAAGACCTTGTGTTTATGCTTATCCATGGATTTCTGCACCTTTTGGGCTATGACCACAAAAAAGAAAATGATAGAATAAGTATGGAATCTAAAGAAAAAGAATTGCTAAAATTGTTAGGTAAATAA
- a CDS encoding Trp family transcriptional regulator codes for MNKPEHLRGKAAEEWQEVLWEELLDSILKMGSKQNAKNLLESLLCSQEKKMLLRRLAVLVLVSQGKSYKEIGEILWISSSTVSAIKKVAFRKTGHYQSARFGQGKRRYSSLAINAEKKNINLLDAVAALAIVFKPFLQKGIGVMGDRD; via the coding sequence ATGAATAAACCAGAACATCTAAGGGGCAAGGCAGCGGAGGAGTGGCAAGAAGTTTTGTGGGAGGAGTTGCTAGATAGTATCCTGAAAATGGGATCAAAACAAAATGCAAAAAACCTTCTCGAAAGTTTATTGTGCTCGCAAGAGAAAAAAATGCTATTGCGAAGATTGGCGGTATTGGTTTTGGTCAGTCAGGGCAAGTCTTATAAAGAGATCGGGGAGATTTTATGGATATCGTCATCCACCGTTAGCGCGATCAAGAAAGTCGCTTTTCGTAAAACTGGGCATTATCAGAGCGCCAGATTTGGGCAGGGGAAAAGAAGGTATTCCTCCTTGGCGATCAATGCGGAGAAGAAAAATATTAATCTTTTAGACGCGGTGGCTGCGCTAGCAATCGTGTTTAAACCTTTCCTGCAAAAAGGAATCGGGGTAATGGGGGATAGGGATTAA
- the lepB gene encoding signal peptidase I: MKKFLVSIWEIVEVVFVSLVTVFIIRTFIAQPFLVSGASMEPNFQNGNYLIIDEVTYRFREPERGEVVVFRYPKDPSTYFIKRVIGLPGDRVLVRGSEVWVYDDGKEIFHETGTVGGVDRTLGADEYFVLGDNRYNSFDSRNWGPISKKHIIGVARVRVFPITEFEFVTH, from the coding sequence ATGAAGAAGTTCCTTGTATCAATTTGGGAGATAGTCGAAGTGGTCTTCGTTTCCCTTGTAACGGTATTTATTATCCGTACCTTCATTGCCCAACCATTTTTGGTGAGTGGCGCCAGCATGGAGCCGAATTTTCAGAACGGCAATTATCTGATTATTGATGAAGTCACTTATCGTTTTCGAGAGCCCGAGCGAGGGGAGGTGGTAGTTTTCCGTTATCCGAAAGATCCGTCCACCTACTTTATAAAACGAGTTATCGGTTTGCCGGGGGATCGGGTGCTGGTGCGCGGCTCGGAGGTTTGGGTTTATGATGACGGCAAAGAAATTTTTCATGAAACCGGCACCGTTGGTGGAGTAGACAGAACTTTAGGAGCCGATGAGTATTTTGTTTTGGGCGATAATAGGTATAATAGTTTTGATTCCCGAAACTGGGGCCCAATCTCCAAGAAGCATATTATTGGGGTCGCCCGCGTCAGAGTTTTCCCAATTACTGAATTTGAATTCGTAACTCATTAA
- a CDS encoding type II secretion system protein: MKKNPGFTLIEILVVLGISIILAMGGLFSLSNLRKHQSLRLASEGMVAFLRDAQQRSVSQDGGLGWGVHFDNSASERDSYWRFSGVDPLIASEKVAIAPGVELETSSDNVFFSKVSGLPDSATVVKVKLSNDPATFRTITINAQGTIEQK, encoded by the coding sequence ATGAAAAAAAATCCCGGATTTACACTAATCGAGATCTTAGTGGTTCTCGGCATCAGCATCATTTTGGCGATGGGCGGGTTGTTCAGCTTATCCAATTTGAGAAAGCATCAATCTTTGCGTTTGGCCTCCGAGGGGATGGTGGCTTTCTTGCGGGATGCCCAGCAGCGTTCCGTTAGTCAAGACGGCGGCTTGGGTTGGGGAGTCCATTTTGATAATTCCGCTAGCGAGCGAGATTCTTATTGGAGATTTAGCGGGGTGGATCCGTTAATAGCTTCCGAAAAAGTGGCGATAGCTCCCGGTGTAGAGCTGGAGACGTCGAGTGATAATGTTTTCTTTTCTAAGGTTAGTGGATTGCCCGACTCGGCTACGGTTGTTAAAGTTAAGTTATCTAATGACCCTGCGACATTCCGCACAATTACCATAAATGCTCAAGGCACAATTGAACAAAAATAA
- a CDS encoding type II toxin-antitoxin system HicB family antitoxin, whose amino-acid sequence MSYRYTSVINKEGKLFVATAIELGVVSQGKNVEDAQKNLKEAVELYLEDMPKSKRYLHKEAPLVTTAEA is encoded by the coding sequence ATGAGCTATAGATATACCAGCGTAATCAACAAAGAGGGGAAATTGTTCGTTGCGACCGCTATTGAGCTGGGAGTGGTTAGTCAGGGAAAAAACGTTGAGGATGCTCAAAAGAACTTAAAGGAGGCAGTGGAGCTTTATTTAGAAGATATGCCGAAATCCAAAAGATATCTTCATAAAGAAGCGCCTTTGGTGACTACCGCGGAAGCGTAA
- a CDS encoding prepilin-type N-terminal cleavage/methylation domain-containing protein, whose translation MLKAQLNKNKTESGQSLIEILIGIAIGAILIGGAAATITLTLRSNVQNKNIQTASSLSQAILDKVTVYADADWHNIDGVVNCGTTGVGILPSPASYHLASEDYLPGLECKAGAKSEPVDAEGITFSTSFKIEPAHRNQATDAIEPASSSTYEDPSTKKIVSITTWLENGQEADVTVNKYITRSRNLIFKQTDWQGGKPPQETFPDGGITVNTKFSASAGVKFSEAGVLKKSGF comes from the coding sequence ATGCTCAAGGCACAATTGAACAAAAATAAGACTGAATCAGGTCAATCTCTAATTGAGATCCTTATCGGGATTGCCATCGGCGCTATTTTGATAGGCGGAGCGGCGGCTACCATCACTTTGACTTTGCGTTCTAACGTACAGAACAAAAATATTCAAACAGCCTCTTCTTTGAGTCAGGCAATACTTGATAAGGTTACTGTTTACGCTGATGCCGATTGGCACAACATTGATGGGGTGGTTAATTGCGGAACCACTGGCGTGGGTATTTTGCCGTCGCCCGCGTCTTATCATCTGGCTTCCGAAGATTACCTTCCAGGCTTGGAATGTAAGGCCGGCGCGAAGTCCGAGCCCGTGGATGCCGAGGGGATCACTTTCTCAACTTCTTTTAAGATTGAGCCGGCGCATCGCAATCAAGCCACCGATGCCATTGAGCCAGCCTCCTCTTCGACCTATGAAGATCCTTCTACTAAAAAAATTGTTTCCATTACGACTTGGTTAGAAAATGGTCAGGAAGCCGACGTGACTGTGAATAAATATATTACCCGCAGCCGGAATTTGATTTTTAAGCAGACAGACTGGCAAGGAGGGAAGCCACCGCAAGAAACCTTTCCGGACGGCGGCATTACTGTGAATACTAAATTCTCGGCTTCGGCAGGGGTAAAATTTTCTGAAGCTGGAGTTTTGAAAAAATCAGGATTTTGA
- a CDS encoding GspE/PulE family protein → MVQIPDDKLKEILVKDGVVSAADFDSVAKDSKRMGQSVAQILVSRNFIKPGYYNGLLAKYFGVEPANLSSQTIDEAALRLLTEDLARQKKAVIFKRDEDGALNVAMSDPTDLATIEFLASRLGARIKPYLATDEDLKKGFAVYGRKSADDFRKIIEENVQATLRAEIGGKVEKDAAQEVPVVAIVDNLVSYAIATRASDIHIEILEDAVLVRYRIDGILHEISKIPKEVHSSILARLKLLAGLRLDEHSKPQDGRFRYQAGGDLIDIRVSVIPTFYGEKVEMRLLSSTTRALSFEELGMLPDTIKTIQENTSKTYGIVLVTGPTGSGKSTTIYSMLSVLNKPEVNISTIEDPVEYDMKYINQTQVNEAAGITFANGLRALLRQDPNIIMVGEVRDGETAEIAVQAALTGHLVLSTLHTNDAASAIPRLFDLKVEPFLAAAVLNAILAQRLVRQICPDCIQSYPVTPEIVKIIQGQFKSLGIEGEYKPPRAMFKGKGCATCGNIGYKGRIAIFEAFSVDESLRNQIVDSKFTLDLLRKELRKKGYVTMFEDGLRKVAKGMTTIEEVLRVIRE, encoded by the coding sequence ATGGTCCAAATCCCCGACGATAAATTAAAAGAGATATTGGTAAAAGACGGCGTAGTAAGCGCCGCTGATTTTGATTCGGTAGCCAAAGATTCTAAGAGAATGGGGCAATCGGTGGCGCAGATTTTGGTTTCGAGAAATTTCATTAAGCCAGGATACTACAACGGATTGTTGGCTAAATATTTTGGCGTGGAGCCGGCGAATCTTTCTAGTCAGACAATTGATGAGGCGGCGTTGCGCTTATTAACCGAAGACCTCGCTCGCCAGAAAAAAGCAGTTATTTTTAAGCGCGACGAAGACGGGGCTTTGAATGTGGCGATGAGTGATCCGACTGACCTCGCTACGATTGAATTTCTCGCAAGCCGACTAGGCGCGCGCATCAAGCCATATTTGGCCACCGATGAAGATTTGAAAAAGGGTTTTGCTGTTTATGGCAGAAAATCGGCGGATGACTTCCGGAAGATTATTGAGGAAAATGTGCAGGCAACTTTGCGCGCCGAAATAGGTGGAAAGGTGGAGAAAGATGCGGCGCAAGAAGTGCCAGTGGTGGCTATCGTGGATAACTTGGTTTCTTATGCAATCGCCACGCGAGCTTCCGATATTCACATAGAAATCTTGGAAGACGCAGTGTTGGTGCGCTATAGGATTGACGGCATTTTGCATGAAATTAGTAAAATTCCGAAAGAAGTTCATTCATCAATTTTAGCGAGGCTGAAATTGCTGGCTGGTCTACGCCTCGACGAACATTCCAAGCCGCAAGACGGACGCTTCCGCTATCAAGCGGGTGGGGATTTGATTGATATCCGCGTTTCAGTGATACCGACTTTTTACGGAGAAAAAGTGGAGATGCGCTTGCTTTCATCCACTACCCGCGCGCTTTCTTTTGAGGAGCTTGGAATGTTGCCGGACACGATTAAAACTATTCAGGAAAATACTTCTAAGACTTACGGCATTGTGTTGGTTACCGGTCCGACCGGTTCTGGAAAAAGTACCACGATTTATTCAATGTTGAGTGTTTTAAACAAACCAGAAGTGAATATTTCTACCATTGAAGATCCGGTTGAGTACGATATGAAATATATTAACCAGACGCAGGTGAATGAGGCAGCAGGCATTACTTTTGCGAATGGTTTGCGGGCGCTCCTTCGCCAAGACCCGAATATCATAATGGTGGGTGAGGTGCGCGACGGTGAGACGGCGGAAATCGCCGTGCAGGCGGCCTTAACCGGTCACTTGGTGCTTTCAACTTTACACACCAACGATGCCGCTTCCGCTATTCCACGCTTGTTTGATTTGAAAGTAGAGCCATTTTTGGCGGCGGCGGTTTTAAATGCGATTCTTGCTCAGCGTTTGGTGCGGCAGATTTGCCCTGACTGCATTCAGTCTTATCCGGTCACTCCAGAAATTGTGAAGATTATTCAGGGCCAGTTTAAGTCATTGGGTATTGAAGGGGAGTATAAGCCGCCGAGGGCAATGTTTAAGGGAAAGGGTTGCGCTACTTGTGGGAACATTGGCTACAAGGGGCGAATCGCTATTTTTGAAGCTTTCAGCGTGGATGAATCTTTGCGTAATCAAATCGTGGATTCTAAATTCACTTTGGACCTATTAAGGAAAGAGCTCCGGAAAAAAGGATATGTGACGATGTTTGAAGATGGGTTGCGGAAAGTTGCCAAGGGTATGACCACGATTGAGGAGGTGTTGCGCGTTATTAGAGAATAG
- a CDS encoding histidine triad nucleotide-binding protein: MDCVFCKIVKKEIPADFLYEDDQLVAFKDIRPSAPVHNLVVPKEHIASIAHLEGNHKEILAALIYRAKDLAVQAGLKGYKLVFNVGRDGGQVIDHLHLHLLGGWGRKEDIGAMPHPSLDK; this comes from the coding sequence ATGGATTGCGTGTTTTGTAAGATAGTAAAAAAAGAGATTCCGGCGGATTTTCTTTATGAAGATGACCAATTAGTGGCTTTTAAGGATATTCGCCCGTCCGCGCCCGTGCATAATTTAGTTGTTCCAAAAGAGCACATTGCTTCAATTGCGCATTTAGAAGGTAACCATAAAGAAATATTGGCGGCTCTCATATATAGAGCTAAGGACTTGGCAGTTCAGGCGGGTTTAAAGGGCTATAAATTGGTTTTTAACGTAGGACGCGATGGTGGGCAGGTAATTGATCATCTGCACCTTCATTTACTCGGTGGATGGGGGAGAAAAGAGGATATAGGCGCGATGCCGCATCCCAGTCTAGACAAGTAG
- a CDS encoding type II secretion system F family protein, whose protein sequence is MKFSYKAADAAGKVVEGSIDAENTGDVLASLAAKGLRPISVSAEKTVERKSQSIFGQSINVTDKIFLTRYLALMLRVGTDLFKAINILIANFDKAIVKSLLLEIRTNLEKGQPFYQTFAAYPKYFSPVFVNLVKAGEASGNLQTVFEDLSVNLEKEHELQSKIRSALIYPVILFVLSLFVLLFLVSFALPRIASVFQGGGFDPPLFSKIVFTVGLAIGNNIAIILAVLAVVIFGGWIFIAKTLAGRRFVSALLNVLPVVKTVVYKIALQRFAATLSSLMGAGLPILESLNITADAVVHPGIQDALRRVAKDGVTKGLSLGEAFSREPIFPPVVVNLVAISEKAGHLDQVLKTLADFYDSEISAAVKNLVAFIEPLLLVLIGGVIGLIALSILVPIYQLVTQF, encoded by the coding sequence ATGAAGTTTTCCTATAAAGCCGCTGATGCGGCCGGAAAGGTAGTAGAAGGCTCTATAGACGCCGAGAATACCGGGGATGTGTTGGCGTCTTTAGCTGCTAAGGGATTACGGCCTATTTCTGTTAGCGCTGAAAAAACCGTTGAGCGGAAATCTCAAAGTATTTTTGGCCAGTCAATTAATGTTACCGATAAAATTTTCTTAACCAGATATTTGGCATTGATGTTGCGGGTAGGGACTGATCTTTTTAAAGCTATCAATATTTTGATTGCTAATTTTGATAAAGCGATTGTAAAGTCCCTTCTTTTGGAAATTCGCACTAACTTGGAAAAAGGCCAGCCGTTCTATCAGACCTTCGCTGCTTACCCGAAATATTTTTCTCCGGTATTCGTAAATTTAGTAAAAGCCGGTGAAGCTTCGGGAAATTTGCAAACAGTTTTTGAAGATTTAAGCGTAAATTTAGAAAAAGAGCACGAGTTGCAGAGTAAAATCCGCTCCGCTCTTATCTATCCGGTTATTTTGTTTGTTCTGTCATTATTCGTGTTGTTGTTCCTCGTGAGTTTCGCTTTGCCTCGTATCGCTTCAGTATTTCAAGGAGGAGGGTTCGATCCGCCGTTGTTTTCTAAAATAGTATTCACTGTCGGATTGGCGATTGGCAACAACATTGCGATTATTTTAGCTGTGCTGGCAGTAGTAATATTTGGCGGCTGGATATTTATCGCCAAGACGTTGGCCGGAAGGCGATTTGTGTCGGCTTTGCTGAACGTGTTGCCGGTGGTTAAGACGGTGGTTTATAAAATTGCTCTGCAGAGGTTCGCGGCCACCTTGAGTTCTCTGATGGGAGCTGGATTGCCTATCTTGGAATCTTTGAACATTACCGCCGATGCGGTGGTGCATCCGGGGATTCAAGATGCCTTGCGTCGAGTCGCTAAAGATGGAGTAACAAAAGGTTTGAGTTTGGGAGAGGCTTTCAGCCGAGAACCGATCTTCCCGCCGGTGGTAGTGAATTTGGTGGCGATCTCGGAAAAAGCCGGGCATCTCGACCAGGTCTTGAAAACTTTAGCGGATTTTTATGATTCCGAGATTAGCGCGGCGGTGAAGAATCTAGTGGCCTTCATCGAGCCGTTATTGTTGGTCTTAATTGGTGGCGTTATCGGTTTAATCGCGCTTTCGATTCTCGTTCCGATTTATCAGCTCGTTACGCAATTCTAA